A single region of the Vidua macroura isolate BioBank_ID:100142 chromosome 12, ASM2450914v1, whole genome shotgun sequence genome encodes:
- the KLHL25 gene encoding kelch-like protein 25, with protein MSVSVHENRKSRTSTGSMNILLFHKASHPDCVLSHLNTLRKHCMFTDVTLWAGNRSFPCHRAVLAASSRYFEAMFSNGLRESLDDEVNFHDSLHPEVLELLLDFAYSSRIIINEENAESLLEAGDMLQFHDVRDAAAEFLEKNLYPSNCLGMMLLSDAHQCRRLYELSWRMCLVNFETVHKSEDFNNLSKDTLLDLISSDELEIEDEEKVFKAVMQWVKYDLDERKAYLPELLRNVRLALLPSECLKEALACEDLIMVDERSKLVLDEAIQCKKKILQNDGVVTSLCARPRKAGHTLLILGGQTFMCDKIYQVDQKAKEIIPKADLPSPRKEFSACAIGCKVYITGGRGSENGVSKDVWVYDTVHEEWSKAAPMLIARFGHGSAELENCLYVVGGHTAVAGVFPASPSVSLKQVEKYDPISNKWMMVAPLRDGVSNAAVVSARLKLFVFGGTSIHRDMVSKVQCYDPAENRWMIKAECPQPWRYTAAAVLGSQIFIMGGDTEFTAASAYRFDCETDQWTRIGDMTAKRMSCHALASGNKLYVVGGYFGTQRCKTLDCYDPMSDTWNCITTVPYSLIPTAFVSTWKHLPS; from the coding sequence ATGTCCGTCAGCGTCCACGAGAACCGTAAATCCCGCACCAGCACCGGCTCCATGAACATCTTGCTTTTTCACAAGGCCTCCCACCCGGACTGCGTCCTGTCCCACCTGAACACCCTGCGGAAGCACTGCATGTTCACCGATGTCACCCTTTGGGCAGGGAACAGGTCGTTCCCGTGCCATcgggcagtgctggctgcctcCAGCAGGTACTTCGAGGCCATGTTCAGCAACGGCCTCCGGGAGAGCCTGGATGACGAGGTGAACTTCCATGACAGCCTCCACCCAGAGGTGCTGGAGCTACTGCTGGACTTTGCTTACTCCTCTCGGATCATTATCAACGAGGAGAATGCCGAGTCCCTCCTGGAGGCTGGGGACATGCTGCAGTTCCATGATGTCCGAGATGCAGCGGCTGAGTTCCTGGAGAAGAACCTCTACCCTTCCAACTGCCTGGGCATGATGCTGCTCTCGGACGCTCATCAGTGCCGGCGGCTCTATGAGCTCTCCTGGAGGATGTGCCTGGTCAACTTTGAGACTGTTCACAAGAGTGAGGACTTCAACAACCTTTCCAAGGACACTTTGCTGGACCTCATCTCCAGTGATGAGCTGGAAATCGAGGATGAAGAAAAGGTCTTTAAGGCTGTCATGCAGTGGGTGAAATACGATCTGGATGAACGGAAGGCTTATCTCCCAGAACTTCTGAGGAATGTCCGTCTGGCTTTGCTTCCTTCCGAATGCCTCAAGGAAGCCTTGGCTTGCGAGGACTTGATCATGGTGGATGAAAGGAGCAAGCTTGTCCTGGATGAAGCTATTCAGTGCAAGAAGAAGATCCTCCAGAATGATGGGGTGGTCACCAGCCTCTGTGCCAGGCCTCGCAAAGCTGGGCACACCTTGCTGATCCTGGGAGGACAAACCTTCATGTGTGATAAGATCTACCAAGTGGatcaaaaagcaaaggaaattattCCCAAAGCAGACCTGCCAAGTCCACGGAAGGAGTTCAGTGCCTGTGCCATCGGCTGCAAAGTGTACATCACTGGAGGCAGGGGCTCAGAGAACGGGGTCTCCAAAGATGTTTGGGTTTATGACACCGTGCATGAGGAATGGTCCAAAGCTGCCCCAATGTTAATTGCTCGGTTTGGGCACGGCTCAGCCGAATTGGAAAACTGCTTGTATGTGGTTGGTGGACACACTGCAGTAGCTGGAGTCTTCCCTGCATCTCCTTCTGTTTCCTTGAAGCAAGTAGAGAAGTATGACCCCATATCCAACAAGTGGATGATGGTGGCTCCGTTGAGAGACGGAGTGAGCAACGCTGCGGTGGTGAGCGCCAGGCTGAAGCTCTTTGTCTTCGGTGGGACCAGCATCCATCGAGACATGGTGTCCAAAGTCCAGTGCTATGATCCAGCTGAGAACCGATGGATGATCAAAGCCGAGTGCCCGCAGCCCTGGCGCTACACGGCGGCCGCTGTCCTGGGCAGCCAGATTTTCATCATGGGAGGAGACACAGAGTTCACGGCAGCCTCCGCCTACCGCTTCGACTGCGAGACGGACCAGTGGACGCGCATCGGGGACATGACGGCCAAGCGCATGTCCTGCCACGCCCTGGCCTCGGGGAATAAACTCTATGTGGTAGGAGGGTACTTCGGCACTCAGAGGTGCAAAACGCTGGACTGCTATGACCCTATGTCAGACACCTGGAACTGTATCACCACGGTGCCTTACTCGCTCATCCCCACAGCTTTTGTCAGCACCTGGAAGCACTTGCCCTCGTGA